From the genome of Rhodothermales bacterium, one region includes:
- a CDS encoding AI-2E family transporter — translation MRIRTLENASFLALVVLVTIAFTLIIGVFLEPVFWAIVLAILFGPTHQKVRRWFGGRETLAAVVSLLAVLLLVILPLVGIGAAVTGEATTLYARIASGEIDVAAGLHTVEQWVPRATGLLEGLQIDLDRVREGLSNAAVTISQFAASQAIVLGQSAISVMVLFILTLYLLFFFLRDGDRIIEGLIRAMPLGDPRERRLFSRFAQVSRATVKGTLVVGIVQGTMGGLAFWILGLNAPVLWGVVMAVLSMLPAVGSFVIWGPAAVYLFATGAIVKGIVLVVLGALLIGTVDNVLRPLLVGRDTQMPDYLILLSTLGGIVIFGLSGFVIGPIIAALFITVWEMFVEEFGGLDDAGMPENASPGIPGERPPVPSVEATPPIIEESTSSE, via the coding sequence ATGCGCATTCGCACGCTCGAAAACGCCTCCTTCCTGGCGCTCGTCGTCCTCGTCACGATCGCCTTCACGCTGATCATCGGCGTGTTTCTGGAGCCGGTGTTCTGGGCCATCGTGCTCGCCATCCTCTTTGGGCCGACGCACCAAAAGGTCCGCCGGTGGTTCGGCGGGCGGGAGACGCTGGCGGCCGTGGTATCGCTGCTCGCCGTCCTGCTCCTCGTGATCCTCCCCCTCGTCGGGATCGGCGCGGCGGTGACGGGCGAGGCGACGACGCTCTACGCCCGCATCGCGAGCGGCGAGATCGACGTGGCGGCGGGGCTCCACACCGTCGAGCAGTGGGTGCCCCGTGCCACGGGCCTGCTCGAAGGACTGCAGATCGACCTCGACCGCGTGCGCGAGGGGCTCTCGAACGCGGCCGTCACGATCAGCCAGTTCGCCGCGTCGCAGGCGATCGTGCTCGGGCAGAGCGCGATCAGCGTGATGGTCCTCTTCATCCTCACGCTCTACCTCCTGTTCTTCTTCCTCCGCGACGGCGACCGGATCATCGAGGGGCTCATCCGCGCGATGCCGCTCGGCGACCCGCGCGAGCGCCGGCTGTTCTCCCGCTTCGCCCAAGTCTCCCGCGCCACCGTCAAGGGCACGCTCGTCGTCGGGATCGTGCAGGGGACGATGGGGGGGCTGGCGTTCTGGATCCTCGGGCTCAACGCGCCGGTGCTGTGGGGCGTCGTGATGGCGGTGCTCTCAATGCTGCCGGCCGTCGGCTCGTTCGTGATCTGGGGGCCGGCGGCGGTCTACCTCTTCGCGACGGGCGCGATCGTGAAGGGGATCGTGCTCGTCGTGCTCGGCGCGCTCCTCATCGGAACCGTCGACAACGTGCTGCGCCCGCTCCTCGTCGGGCGCGACACGCAGATGCCGGACTACCTCATCCTGCTCTCGACGCTCGGCGGTATCGTGATCTTCGGGCTCTCCGGCTTCGTGATCGGCCCCATCATCGCCGCCCTGTTCATCACGGTCTGGGAGATGTTCGTCGAGGAGTTCGGCGGGCTCGACGACGCGGGAATGCCGGAAAATGCCTCGCCGGGCATTCCGGGCGAGCGCCCGCCGGTGCCCTCGGTCGAAGCCACGCCGCCGATCATTGAGGAATCGACCTCGTCGGAGTAG
- the dnaK gene encoding molecular chaperone DnaK has product MSKIIGIDLGTTNSVVAVMEGSEPVVIPNAEGGRTTPSIVAFKKDGERLVGAPAKRQAITNPNHTIFSIKRFMGRKHGEVSEEMKTVPYDVVQGDGGTARVQIDERVYTPQEISAMILQKLKQTAEDYLGEKVTEAVITVPAYFNDAQRTATKEAGQIAGLTVKRIINEPTAAALAYGLDRKGQDEMVAVYDLGGGTYDISILELGDGVFEVKSTNGDTHLGGDDFDQRLIDYIADQFKKDEGIDLRNDPMALQRLKEAAEKAKIELSSSTQTTVNLPFITATSDGPKHLTLDLTRSKFEQLVSDLVERTTAPMAKALKDAGLTKDQIDEVILVGGSTRIPAVQRTVEEFFGKKPNKSVNPDEVVAIGAAIQGGVLSGDVTDVLLLDVTPLNLGIETLGGVTTALIPANTTIPTRKSETFSTAADNQPSVEIHVLQGDRTMAVDNRTIGRFHLDGIPPAPRGLPQIEVTFDIDADGILNVVSKDKATGKEQSIRIEASSGLNEEEIEKMRRDAREHAAEDKKRRESADKLNAADTLIFSTEKNLKDYGDKIPAEKRAKIDAALERLKEVQKNQDVDQTESAMEQLNTAWSEASEDIYKAQQEAAAGDGAPASEPTADAGDEVKDVDFEVVDEDDAK; this is encoded by the coding sequence ATGAGCAAGATCATCGGTATCGACCTCGGCACGACGAACTCCGTCGTCGCCGTGATGGAAGGCTCCGAGCCCGTCGTCATCCCGAACGCGGAAGGCGGCCGGACGACGCCGTCCATCGTCGCGTTCAAGAAAGACGGCGAGCGCCTCGTCGGCGCCCCCGCCAAGCGCCAGGCCATCACGAACCCCAACCACACGATTTTCTCCATCAAGCGCTTCATGGGCCGCAAGCACGGCGAAGTCAGCGAGGAGATGAAGACCGTGCCCTACGACGTCGTCCAGGGCGACGGTGGCACGGCCCGCGTCCAGATCGACGAGCGCGTGTACACGCCGCAGGAGATCTCGGCGATGATCCTCCAGAAGCTGAAGCAGACGGCCGAGGACTACCTCGGCGAGAAGGTGACGGAGGCCGTGATCACGGTCCCGGCCTACTTCAACGACGCGCAGCGGACCGCCACGAAGGAGGCGGGCCAGATCGCCGGCCTCACGGTAAAGCGCATCATCAACGAGCCCACGGCCGCGGCCCTCGCGTACGGCCTCGACCGCAAAGGGCAGGACGAGATGGTCGCCGTCTACGACCTCGGCGGCGGCACGTACGACATCTCGATCCTCGAACTCGGCGACGGCGTCTTCGAAGTGAAGTCCACGAACGGTGACACCCACCTCGGCGGCGACGACTTCGACCAGCGCCTCATCGATTACATCGCCGATCAGTTCAAGAAGGACGAAGGCATTGACCTCCGCAACGACCCGATGGCGCTCCAGCGCTTGAAGGAGGCGGCCGAGAAAGCCAAGATCGAGCTCTCGTCCTCGACGCAGACGACGGTCAACCTCCCCTTCATCACTGCCACCAGCGACGGGCCGAAGCACCTCACGCTCGACCTCACGCGCTCCAAATTCGAGCAGCTCGTGAGCGACCTCGTGGAGCGGACGACGGCGCCGATGGCGAAGGCGCTCAAGGACGCCGGTCTCACGAAGGATCAGATCGACGAGGTCATCCTCGTCGGCGGCTCGACGCGCATCCCGGCCGTGCAGCGGACCGTCGAGGAGTTCTTCGGCAAGAAGCCGAACAAGTCGGTGAACCCGGACGAGGTCGTCGCGATCGGCGCGGCCATCCAGGGCGGCGTCCTCTCGGGCGACGTGACCGACGTGCTCCTCCTCGACGTAACCCCGCTGAACCTCGGCATCGAGACGCTCGGCGGCGTGACGACGGCGCTGATTCCGGCGAACACGACGATCCCGACGCGGAAGTCGGAGACGTTCTCGACGGCGGCCGACAACCAGCCCTCCGTCGAGATCCACGTCCTCCAAGGCGACCGCACGATGGCCGTCGACAACCGGACGATCGGGCGCTTCCACCTCGACGGCATCCCCCCGGCCCCGCGTGGCCTCCCGCAGATCGAGGTAACCTTCGACATCGACGCCGACGGCATCCTCAACGTCGTCTCCAAAGACAAGGCGACGGGCAAGGAGCAGTCGATCCGCATCGAGGCCTCGTCCGGCCTCAACGAGGAGGAGATCGAGAAGATGCGCCGCGACGCGCGTGAGCACGCCGCCGAAGACAAAAAGCGCCGCGAGTCGGCCGACAAGCTGAACGCCGCGGACACCCTCATCTTCTCGACCGAGAAGAACCTCAAGGACTACGGCGACAAGATCCCGGCCGAGAAGCGCGCGAAGATCGACGCCGCCCTCGAACGGCTCAAGGAGGTCCAGAAGAACCAGGACGTGGACCAGACCGAGTCGGCGATGGAGCAGCTCAACACGGCGTGGAGCGAGGCCTCGGAAGACATCTACAAGGCCCAGCAGGAAGCGGCCGCCGGCGACGGCGCCCCCGCCTCCGAGCCGACCGCCGACGCCGGCGACGAAGTCAAAGACGTCGACTTCGAAGTCGTCGACGAGGACGACGCGAAATAA
- a CDS encoding GIY-YIG nuclease family protein: MKQYWVYVLTNRSGTLYIGMTNDLVRRVREHKAKRVPGFTRRYNVDRLVYFEEFGEVRDAIQREKQLKGWLRTKKIELIEQANPRWDDLGSAL, from the coding sequence ATGAAACAGTATTGGGTGTACGTCCTCACGAACCGATCGGGCACGCTGTACATCGGGATGACGAACGACCTCGTCCGGCGCGTCCGCGAGCACAAAGCGAAGCGGGTGCCGGGATTCACGCGACGGTACAACGTAGATCGGCTCGTGTACTTCGAAGAGTTCGGTGAGGTTCGAGACGCCATTCAGCGCGAGAAGCAACTCAAAGGATGGCTACGCACGAAGAAGATCGAACTGATAGAGCAGGCAAATCCGAGATGGGACGACTTGGGTAGCGCCCTGTAA
- the pyrE gene encoding orotate phosphoribosyltransferase translates to MDSLTTLREQIASDLLEIGAVSLRPNDPFTWASGLRSPVYCDNRLTLAHPAVRSRVTAGYEELIGRGGYAPDLVAGVATAGIPQAALVADRRGLPLAYVRSAAKGHGKGNRIEGRVKAGQRVVIIEDLISTGGSSVAAAEALREAGAEPVVVLATFAYGLVEATQRFEEAGLAYATLTDFATLIRVAERVGVIEPSSLGTLRDWRADPAAWSEKHPGGGGS, encoded by the coding sequence ATCGATTCGCTGACCACGCTCCGCGAGCAGATCGCGTCCGACCTGCTCGAAATCGGCGCGGTGTCGCTCCGACCCAACGACCCGTTCACGTGGGCCTCGGGGCTGCGCTCGCCGGTGTACTGCGACAACCGGCTCACGCTGGCGCACCCTGCCGTCCGCTCCCGCGTCACGGCGGGGTACGAGGAACTGATCGGGCGGGGCGGTTATGCGCCGGATCTGGTGGCGGGCGTGGCGACGGCGGGCATCCCGCAGGCCGCGCTCGTGGCCGACCGGCGCGGGCTCCCGCTCGCCTACGTCCGCTCGGCGGCGAAGGGACACGGGAAAGGCAACCGGATCGAGGGGCGCGTCAAGGCAGGGCAGCGCGTCGTGATCATCGAAGACTTGATCTCGACGGGTGGCTCGTCGGTGGCGGCGGCGGAGGCGTTGCGCGAGGCTGGGGCTGAACCCGTCGTCGTGCTCGCGACGTTCGCGTACGGCCTCGTCGAGGCGACGCAGCGGTTCGAGGAGGCCGGGCTGGCGTACGCCACGCTCACCGACTTCGCGACGCTGATCCGCGTCGCCGAGCGCGTCGGCGTGATCGAGCCGTCGTCGCTCGGGACGCTCCGCGACTGGCGGGCCGATCCGGCTGCGTGGAGCGAGAAACATCCGGGCGGCGGGGGATCGTAG
- a CDS encoding phosphatase PAP2 family protein, which translates to MLSRPLPLLAVLLLLCAAPVEAQDAPIDTTVVAEDPPTTRDIILLHKIYNFEEPAFTSLMRGADWTSLKTFYTAAPALWLGTLLLDDEHDYKPAYLLTLTEAATVGTVFALKTIVKRPRPYASLSSIASRSRGYSEDDEVFDPHSFPSGHAATSFAIATSLSLSFPEWYVIAPATLWATAVTISRPWLGVHYPTDIAVGAALGVGAAFAVHALGEIITPDALRGDADDEDEMMARPAPPAVRFVIPLR; encoded by the coding sequence GTGCTGTCGCGTCCGCTCCCCCTCCTCGCCGTTCTCCTGCTCCTATGCGCCGCGCCGGTCGAGGCGCAGGACGCCCCGATCGACACGACCGTCGTCGCCGAGGACCCGCCCACGACGCGGGATATCATCCTGCTCCACAAGATCTACAACTTCGAGGAGCCGGCCTTCACGTCCCTCATGCGGGGGGCCGACTGGACCTCACTCAAAACGTTTTATACCGCCGCCCCTGCCCTATGGCTCGGCACCCTGCTCCTCGACGACGAGCACGACTATAAGCCGGCCTACCTGCTGACGCTGACGGAAGCGGCCACGGTCGGGACCGTTTTCGCGCTAAAGACGATCGTGAAGCGGCCCCGCCCGTACGCTTCGCTGTCGAGCATCGCCTCCCGGTCCCGAGGCTACAGTGAGGACGACGAGGTGTTCGACCCCCACTCGTTCCCATCGGGGCACGCCGCGACGTCGTTCGCGATCGCGACCTCGTTGAGCCTATCGTTCCCCGAGTGGTACGTGATCGCGCCGGCTACGCTCTGGGCCACGGCCGTGACGATCAGCCGACCCTGGCTCGGCGTTCACTATCCCACGGACATCGCCGTGGGGGCGGCGCTCGGGGTCGGGGCGGCGTTTGCTGTTCACGCGCTCGGCGAAATCATCACGCCGGATGCGCTGCGCGGCGACGCCGATGACGAGGACGAAATGATGGCACGCCCGGCTCCGCCGGCGGTCCGTTTCGTGATCCCGCTCCGATGA
- the pgsA gene encoding CDP-diacylglycerol--glycerol-3-phosphate 3-phosphatidyltransferase: MKHVPNALTIGRIVVTPIFLVLLLSGTLTGQFVAAILFIAAAISDYWDGRLARQYGVGSRLGQFLDPLADKVLVLGAFFAFLFLPPDAEGRVLMEPWWWWAVGLIAFRDVAVTVLRSWAERKGRPIQTRYAAKIKTAVQLTFLIAAQVFLVVSKLNGFEGWVGQVGTFAGAALYSPATSILLIITVALTLWTGALYFTRQRPATAL, encoded by the coding sequence ATGAAACACGTCCCCAACGCCCTTACCATCGGCCGGATCGTCGTCACGCCGATCTTCCTCGTCCTCCTTCTCTCGGGGACATTGACGGGGCAGTTCGTCGCGGCCATCCTCTTCATCGCTGCCGCGATCTCCGACTACTGGGACGGCCGGCTCGCACGGCAGTACGGCGTCGGCTCGCGGCTCGGGCAGTTCCTCGATCCGCTCGCGGACAAGGTGCTCGTGCTGGGCGCGTTCTTCGCGTTCCTCTTCCTCCCACCCGATGCGGAGGGCCGGGTGCTGATGGAGCCGTGGTGGTGGTGGGCCGTCGGGCTCATCGCTTTCCGTGACGTGGCCGTGACCGTGCTCCGGTCGTGGGCCGAGCGGAAGGGCCGGCCGATCCAGACGCGTTACGCGGCGAAGATCAAAACCGCCGTCCAACTCACCTTCCTCATCGCGGCGCAGGTGTTCCTCGTCGTCTCCAAGCTCAACGGGTTCGAGGGGTGGGTCGGGCAGGTCGGCACGTTCGCTGGCGCCGCGCTCTACAGCCCTGCCACGTCGATCCTGCTGATCATCACCGTCGCCCTGACGTTGTGGACGGGCGCGCTCTATTTCACCCGCCAACGCCCCGCCACCGCGCTGTGA
- the recA gene encoding recombinase RecA, with protein sequence MAKDATQEGARQKALDLALKQIEKQFGKGSVMKLGDAPPVLIDAIPTGSLALDHALGIGGVPRGRVVEIYGPESSGKTTLATQIIGEAQKLGGTCAMIDAENAFDAGYAQKLGVDTDNLLVSQPDTGEQALEIVDMLTRSGALDVIVVDSVAALVPRAEIEGEMGDSHVGLQARLMSQALRKLTGTINRTGTCLIFINQIREKIGVSWGSPETTPGGRALKFYCSVRMDIRRIGAVKDGTDIVGNRTRVKVVKNKVAPPFRQAEFDIIYNEGVSSLGELVDMAVDADIIKKAGSWFSYEGNNIGQGRDATKQWLRENAEMRAEVMHRVKVELGMIPAPASDDDDAPDLTDEQKDGSSAEVFGV encoded by the coding sequence ATGGCTAAAGACGCGACGCAGGAGGGGGCCCGCCAGAAGGCGCTCGACCTCGCCCTCAAACAGATCGAGAAGCAGTTCGGCAAGGGCTCCGTGATGAAGCTCGGCGATGCCCCGCCGGTGCTCATCGACGCGATCCCGACGGGCAGCCTTGCCCTCGACCACGCCCTCGGCATCGGCGGCGTCCCGCGCGGCCGCGTCGTCGAGATCTACGGGCCGGAGTCGTCGGGTAAGACGACGCTCGCCACCCAGATCATCGGCGAGGCCCAGAAGCTCGGCGGGACGTGCGCGATGATCGACGCCGAGAACGCCTTCGACGCGGGCTACGCCCAAAAGCTCGGCGTCGACACCGACAACCTCCTCGTCTCGCAGCCGGACACCGGCGAGCAAGCGCTCGAGATCGTCGACATGCTCACACGTTCGGGCGCGCTCGACGTGATCGTCGTGGACTCGGTGGCGGCGCTCGTGCCGCGCGCCGAGATCGAAGGCGAGATGGGCGACAGCCACGTCGGCCTCCAGGCCCGCCTCATGAGCCAGGCGCTCCGCAAGCTCACCGGCACGATCAACCGGACGGGGACCTGCCTCATCTTCATCAACCAGATCCGCGAGAAGATCGGCGTCTCGTGGGGCTCGCCCGAGACGACGCCGGGCGGCCGGGCGCTGAAGTTTTACTGCTCGGTGCGGATGGACATCCGTCGCATCGGCGCGGTGAAGGACGGCACCGACATCGTCGGCAACCGGACGCGCGTGAAGGTGGTGAAGAACAAGGTGGCCCCGCCGTTCCGCCAGGCCGAGTTCGACATCATCTACAACGAGGGCGTCTCGTCGCTCGGTGAGCTCGTCGACATGGCCGTGGACGCGGACATCATCAAGAAGGCCGGGTCGTGGTTCTCGTACGAGGGCAACAACATCGGGCAGGGCCGCGACGCGACGAAGCAGTGGCTCCGCGAGAACGCGGAGATGCGCGCTGAAGTCATGCACCGCGTGAAGGTCGAGCTCGGCATGATCCCCGCGCCCGCGTCCGACGACGACGACGCGCCCGACCTTACGGACGAGCAGAAGGACGGCTCCTCCGCCGAGGTCTTCGGCGTGTAG
- a CDS encoding competence/damage-inducible protein A, with product MNATLLTIGDELLIGQVVNTNVARLGEQLSALGVTVRRTAVVGDEMADIRGELRRSLGTSDLVLVTGGLGPTHDDITKKAIADELGRPLEFHEDLLAELKQKFDARGRPMAERNRVQAEVPAGFEALHNPVGTAPGLWFAGEIDGVERVIVVLPGVPHEMEALMREAVLPRLAARNGEAAIAQKTLLTVGIGESDLADALGDFSDRIGPDLHLAFLPSYGVVRLRITAFGAARAVAEARLADFEDYVRSHVEEYVFGEDDDTLEAAIGRMLRERGLTLATAESCTGGLLSHRLTNIPGSSDYYCGGAVVYGNTQKIELLKVDTEMMATYGAVSDPVARQMAEGVRIRLNADLGISTTGIAGPGGGTPEKPVGTVWIGYADANGTHAVHLRLTNDRLLNKRLSVTAGLGLIRRQLLRRDRLAAEPADPA from the coding sequence ATGAACGCCACGCTCCTCACGATCGGCGACGAACTGCTCATCGGGCAGGTCGTCAACACGAACGTCGCCCGGCTCGGCGAGCAGCTCAGCGCGCTCGGGGTGACGGTCCGCCGCACGGCCGTCGTCGGCGACGAGATGGCCGATATCCGGGGCGAGCTCCGCCGCTCGCTCGGCACCTCCGACCTCGTCCTCGTCACGGGCGGGCTCGGGCCGACGCACGACGACATCACGAAGAAGGCGATTGCCGACGAACTCGGCCGCCCGCTCGAATTTCACGAGGACCTGCTCGCTGAGCTGAAGCAGAAGTTCGACGCGCGTGGCCGGCCGATGGCGGAGCGCAACCGCGTGCAGGCTGAGGTGCCCGCCGGGTTCGAGGCCCTGCACAATCCCGTCGGCACGGCGCCGGGGCTGTGGTTCGCGGGCGAGATCGACGGCGTGGAACGCGTGATCGTCGTGCTGCCGGGCGTGCCGCACGAGATGGAGGCGCTCATGCGCGAGGCCGTGCTCCCACGCCTCGCCGCGCGCAACGGCGAGGCCGCGATCGCGCAGAAGACCCTCCTCACCGTCGGCATTGGCGAGTCCGACCTCGCCGACGCCCTCGGCGATTTCTCGGACCGAATCGGGCCGGACCTCCACCTCGCGTTCCTCCCGAGCTACGGCGTCGTCCGCCTCCGCATCACCGCGTTCGGCGCGGCGCGGGCCGTGGCCGAAGCGCGGCTCGCCGACTTCGAGGACTACGTCCGCTCCCACGTCGAGGAGTACGTCTTCGGCGAGGACGACGACACGCTCGAAGCGGCGATTGGCCGGATGCTGCGCGAGCGCGGGCTGACGCTCGCCACGGCGGAGAGCTGCACGGGCGGTCTCCTCAGCCACCGACTCACGAATATCCCCGGGTCGTCGGACTACTACTGCGGCGGGGCCGTGGTCTACGGCAACACGCAGAAGATCGAACTCCTCAAGGTGGATACCGAGATGATGGCGACGTATGGGGCGGTGAGCGACCCCGTGGCGCGGCAGATGGCCGAGGGCGTTCGTATCCGCCTCAACGCAGACCTCGGGATCTCGACGACGGGGATCGCGGGCCCGGGCGGCGGTACGCCCGAGAAGCCCGTCGGGACCGTGTGGATCGGCTACGCAGACGCGAATGGGACGCACGCCGTCCACCTCCGCCTCACGAACGACCGGCTGCTGAACAAGCGGCTCTCCGTCACGGCCGGGCTCGGCCTCATCCGCCGCCAACTCCTTCGTCGCGACCGGCTCGCGGCGGAGCCAGCGGACCCGGCGTAG
- a CDS encoding response regulator transcription factor, whose protein sequence is MTDAPDRPPHLLVVEDEPAMRLGLRDNLEFEGYTVDEAADGEEGLRKLLAGAYDLVLLDVMMPRRSGLDVCKLARREGVTTPIIFLTAKGEEFDKVLGLELGADDYVVKPFSLRELLARIKAVLRRGAPDAPAADGPTQLGRLAVDFRTHTATRDGADVPMTHLELEVLRYLAARPHAAVSRDDLLSEVWGYEDQPTTRTVDNFVLKLRQKLEPDPSRPRHLLTVHGVGYKLVP, encoded by the coding sequence ATGACCGACGCCCCCGACCGACCTCCCCACCTCCTCGTCGTCGAAGACGAGCCCGCGATGCGCCTCGGCCTCCGCGACAACCTGGAGTTCGAGGGCTACACCGTCGACGAAGCCGCCGACGGCGAGGAAGGCTTGCGGAAGCTGCTCGCCGGCGCGTACGACCTCGTCCTCCTCGACGTGATGATGCCGCGTCGCTCCGGCCTCGACGTCTGCAAGCTCGCCCGGCGCGAGGGCGTCACGACGCCGATCATCTTCCTCACGGCGAAAGGCGAGGAGTTCGACAAGGTGCTCGGCCTCGAGCTCGGCGCCGACGACTACGTGGTCAAGCCGTTCAGCCTCCGCGAACTCCTCGCCCGCATCAAAGCCGTCCTCCGCCGCGGCGCGCCCGACGCGCCCGCTGCCGATGGGCCGACACAGCTCGGCCGGCTCGCCGTCGACTTCCGCACGCACACGGCCACGCGCGACGGCGCGGATGTGCCGATGACGCACCTCGAACTCGAAGTCCTCCGCTACCTCGCCGCGCGCCCCCACGCCGCCGTCAGCCGCGACGACCTCCTCTCCGAGGTGTGGGGCTACGAGGACCAGCCGACGACGCGGACCGTCGACAACTTCGTCCTCAAGCTGCGGCAAAAGCTGGAGCCCGACCCGTCGCGCCCGCGCCACCTCCTCACCGTCCACGGCGTCGGCTACAAGCTCGTCCCGTGA
- a CDS encoding HAMP domain-containing sensor histidine kinase: protein MPPLRKIGLLLLVFVAVPVGVVAFAELAALGENERVLREIYDRHVETVLSGINQHVWTVANEWADDLGRRLADGADADAALAEFVAAHPSVEAAFVADTAAALQALAASPEAVRRAARGGVPSVERALALRPTHARRLLADRTAGYRRLLPIPLYAEHPNATVALAFVTGSGNDLRVAGFVLDAWTCIESELTPKLREVAKEHFVVGIAVDDEVRYAEAPATAGVPLSDGFGGPPTTAAAHLLGGPDVQERALWVFPNATLRIRPAGTTIGSIVADRTQRSLLLVGLLALALAVGAAFLFRTIRRQVELGQAKAVFVQNVSHELRTPLALIRMYAETLELGRVPEARQRDYVRTIAQEAGRLTRLVNNILNFSRIESGRKEVAAAPFDLNALAADALALYRFHLDSEGFAVDSALAEPPPVALGDREATSEALLNLIDNAVKYSEAERHLTVATGTDDGAVWVEVQDRGPGIALREQKRIFDEFYRVPTGAVHNAKGTGLGLALVKHLAEAQGGRVTVRSAPGHGSTFRLALPAAPVPHAVPALPTA from the coding sequence GTGCCCCCACTCCGCAAGATCGGCCTGCTCCTCCTCGTCTTCGTCGCCGTGCCTGTGGGCGTGGTGGCGTTCGCGGAGCTCGCCGCGCTCGGCGAGAACGAGCGGGTGCTGCGTGAGATCTACGACCGCCACGTCGAGACCGTCCTCTCCGGCATCAACCAGCACGTGTGGACCGTGGCGAACGAGTGGGCCGACGACCTCGGCCGCCGCCTCGCCGACGGCGCCGACGCCGACGCCGCGCTCGCCGAGTTCGTCGCGGCGCATCCCTCGGTAGAGGCCGCGTTCGTCGCCGACACGGCTGCGGCGTTGCAGGCCCTCGCCGCCTCGCCCGAGGCGGTACGCCGTGCGGCGCGCGGCGGGGTGCCGAGCGTGGAGCGGGCCCTCGCCCTCCGCCCGACGCACGCCCGCCGCCTCCTCGCCGACCGCACGGCGGGCTACCGCCGCCTCCTCCCGATCCCGCTCTACGCCGAACACCCGAACGCGACGGTCGCGCTCGCCTTCGTGACCGGCTCCGGCAACGACCTCCGCGTCGCGGGCTTCGTCCTCGACGCGTGGACCTGCATCGAGTCCGAACTGACGCCGAAGCTGCGCGAGGTGGCGAAGGAGCACTTCGTCGTCGGCATCGCCGTCGACGACGAGGTGCGCTACGCCGAGGCCCCCGCGACGGCCGGCGTCCCGCTCAGCGACGGCTTCGGCGGCCCGCCGACGACCGCCGCCGCCCACTTGCTCGGCGGGCCGGACGTGCAAGAGCGGGCCCTCTGGGTGTTCCCCAACGCCACCCTCCGCATCCGCCCCGCAGGCACGACGATCGGATCGATCGTCGCCGACCGGACGCAGCGGAGCCTGCTGCTCGTCGGGCTCCTCGCCCTCGCGCTCGCCGTCGGCGCTGCGTTCCTCTTCCGCACGATCCGCCGGCAGGTCGAGCTCGGGCAGGCGAAGGCCGTCTTCGTCCAAAACGTCAGCCACGAGCTGCGGACGCCGCTCGCGCTCATCCGGATGTACGCCGAGACGCTCGAACTCGGCCGCGTGCCCGAGGCGCGGCAGCGTGACTACGTGCGGACGATCGCGCAGGAGGCCGGCCGCCTCACCCGCCTCGTCAACAACATCCTCAACTTCTCCCGCATCGAGTCCGGGCGGAAGGAGGTCGCCGCCGCGCCGTTCGACCTCAACGCCCTCGCCGCCGACGCCCTCGCCCTCTACCGCTTCCACCTCGACAGCGAGGGGTTCGCCGTCGACTCCGCGCTCGCCGAACCGCCGCCCGTCGCCCTCGGCGACCGCGAGGCGACGAGCGAGGCACTCCTCAACCTCATCGACAACGCGGTGAAGTACAGCGAGGCCGAGCGGCACCTCACCGTCGCCACGGGCACGGACGACGGCGCGGTGTGGGTCGAGGTGCAGGACCGCGGCCCCGGCATCGCACTCCGCGAGCAGAAGCGGATCTTCGACGAGTTCTACCGGGTGCCGACGGGCGCCGTCCACAACGCGAAGGGGACCGGGCTCGGGCTCGCCCTCGTGAAGCACCTCGCCGAAGCGCAGGGCGGGCGCGTCACCGTCCGCAGCGCGCCCGGTCACGGAAGCACGTTCCGCCTCGCGCTCCCCGCCGCGCCCGTGCCGCACGCCGTCCCCGCCCTCCCCACCGCCTGA